One part of the Aurantibacillus circumpalustris genome encodes these proteins:
- a CDS encoding glycine-rich protein, which yields MKRKIYKLLSSTKQVLFALAFTVFSAAAYSQATYTFNFTGSTQTLALLAGSYSIECWGADGGDGGDVSVSIFGGKGGYSKGVYAVTSPTTLYIYVGGKGQTTNTAGAVVVTAAGGWNGGGGGFNGSSNTSYRGGGGGGSDVRTTQNTIYSNRIIVAGGGGGCGGAYSAGFLGIGGNGGALSGQDGILGTSQVNHNGKGGTQSAGGAGGIYATTSIGVAGSFGLGGDGGSISGNVFPAGGGGGGWYGGGGGATQGGGGGGGSGYIGGVTSATTIMYGQPGFVTRPNVTGNGMVIIKELCNISLSSLTSSSINAICSGNSATLITNAISNYSWSTGASTSSIVVSPLSNTVYSLTATSPSNCTSSAVITITVNGSIPVLSVANTASASGGICPTKTVMLTASGALNYSWSGGSIPVTNGVVFSPTSAVSYTVSGVNGCGTTTAVTSVSVHPFPTVNPVTSTSTLCAGGSITLTATGNATNYAWSGGSGPITNGVGFVPAITATYTVIGTSALSCTAFATMPVTVYPTPINVPTANPGLVCIGGSSTLSATGALSYTWSSTTQTVNTANFIVTPGLGITTYTITKANSSCVNTQVLSVQTNPLPTVFAIVTPTVVCALTPATLAIGGALTYMWTSPGPPTYTFTGASPVVSPIAPTVYSVAASDGTCISTTTVFLNANPNPTITATASTPSLCEGQTVNLNASGGINYTWTATGGGIFNGASIADTPTTATAYNVTGDNSFGCTSGASQVVLVYAKPNLTVTSNKALICSGGAATLTALGASTYSWDANANNVLTQAAVVNPIALTSSAVMYTVEGTNSNTGCKNTQTVLVNVFVPTLTINGSTNTCSGGLINLTAGNGVLGTYNWHTGSGTPITNQILQIPLTVASVFTLTANSNSVGLICPATQTIALGIYYNPTITAVPARTLICTKESVGITAAGATSYAWNNTMTGPTITVSPTGTTANYTVTGTDDNGCSSTATVQVKISNCSGLNELSSLNSEISIYPNPNDGKFTIQSKVDLKLSLVNELGQLIRVINLSATNNHEVNISDLAKGIYFVSGQKDGLQIYQKIIVTK from the coding sequence ATGAAAAGAAAAATTTACAAATTATTATCGAGCACAAAACAAGTATTGTTTGCACTTGCATTCACCGTATTTTCGGCTGCGGCCTATTCGCAAGCAACATACACTTTCAATTTTACAGGAAGTACGCAAACCTTAGCCCTTCTGGCAGGTTCTTATTCAATAGAATGCTGGGGAGCAGATGGTGGAGATGGTGGAGATGTAAGTGTATCCATATTTGGCGGTAAAGGTGGTTATAGTAAGGGCGTTTACGCTGTAACTTCACCCACAACACTATACATATATGTTGGAGGAAAAGGTCAAACGACAAATACTGCAGGTGCCGTAGTGGTTACAGCAGCTGGTGGTTGGAATGGCGGCGGGGGTGGTTTTAACGGTTCTTCAAATACCAGTTACAGAGGAGGAGGAGGAGGAGGCTCAGATGTCAGAACTACTCAAAATACTATTTATTCAAATAGAATAATTGTTGCCGGCGGCGGCGGCGGCTGTGGCGGTGCTTATAGTGCAGGTTTTCTTGGAATTGGTGGTAATGGCGGTGCTTTATCAGGTCAAGATGGTATATTAGGAACTTCGCAAGTTAACCACAACGGTAAAGGAGGAACGCAAAGCGCAGGCGGTGCAGGTGGCATATATGCCACCACCAGTATAGGAGTTGCCGGTAGTTTTGGTCTTGGTGGAGATGGAGGGAGTATATCAGGCAACGTTTTTCCTGCCGGCGGCGGTGGCGGCGGCTGGTATGGCGGTGGTGGTGGTGCAACTCAAGGTGGCGGCGGTGGCGGCGGTTCCGGCTACATTGGTGGAGTAACAAGTGCTACAACTATCATGTATGGTCAACCCGGTTTTGTGACCAGACCCAATGTTACAGGAAACGGGATGGTAATTATTAAAGAATTATGCAATATTTCACTTTCAAGTTTAACCAGCAGTAGTATCAATGCAATTTGTAGCGGTAATTCGGCTACCTTAATCACCAATGCAATCAGTAATTATTCGTGGAGCACTGGCGCAAGTACGTCTTCAATTGTTGTTTCTCCTTTGTCTAATACTGTTTATAGTTTAACTGCAACAAGTCCTTCTAATTGTACAAGCTCTGCAGTAATTACAATAACAGTAAACGGATCCATTCCCGTTTTATCAGTAGCTAATACAGCGAGTGCAAGCGGTGGTATTTGTCCTACAAAAACAGTCATGCTTACTGCAAGTGGTGCACTGAATTACTCTTGGTCTGGGGGTTCAATTCCTGTAACAAATGGCGTGGTGTTTTCACCCACTTCAGCAGTGAGTTACACCGTGAGTGGTGTGAATGGTTGTGGAACAACAACGGCTGTGACTTCAGTTTCAGTTCATCCTTTTCCAACGGTTAATCCTGTTACCAGTACTTCTACATTATGTGCGGGCGGTAGTATAACACTTACAGCAACTGGTAATGCAACCAATTACGCGTGGTCTGGTGGCTCTGGCCCTATTACCAATGGCGTTGGCTTTGTGCCCGCTATAACAGCCACTTATACCGTTATTGGAACAAGTGCTTTAAGCTGTACAGCCTTTGCTACGATGCCGGTTACGGTTTATCCAACACCGATTAATGTACCTACCGCAAATCCCGGTTTAGTTTGTATTGGGGGTTCTTCTACCCTTTCTGCAACGGGTGCTCTTTCTTACACTTGGTCAAGTACTACGCAAACTGTAAATACAGCCAATTTTATTGTGACGCCAGGTTTAGGAATCACAACATATACCATTACAAAAGCAAATTCTTCGTGTGTTAACACTCAAGTACTTTCTGTGCAAACAAATCCTTTACCAACTGTTTTTGCGATTGTAACTCCTACTGTGGTTTGTGCGCTAACACCTGCAACACTTGCAATTGGTGGTGCGCTAACTTATATGTGGACCTCTCCTGGACCTCCAACTTATACTTTTACTGGTGCCAGTCCTGTTGTTAGTCCTATTGCGCCTACTGTTTATTCTGTAGCAGCTTCTGATGGAACTTGTATTAGTACAACCACGGTGTTTTTAAATGCAAATCCAAATCCAACAATTACGGCTACAGCGAGCACACCTTCATTGTGTGAAGGTCAAACCGTTAACCTTAATGCAAGTGGTGGAATTAATTATACTTGGACTGCTACCGGTGGTGGTATTTTTAACGGAGCTAGTATTGCTGATACACCAACAACGGCTACTGCTTATAATGTAACAGGTGATAATTCTTTTGGTTGTACTTCTGGTGCTAGTCAGGTTGTTTTAGTTTATGCAAAACCTAACTTAACGGTAACATCAAATAAAGCCTTGATCTGTTCTGGCGGCGCTGCCACTTTAACGGCTCTTGGAGCTAGCACATACAGTTGGGATGCAAATGCCAACAATGTTTTAACTCAGGCAGCTGTTGTAAATCCAATTGCACTTACCTCGAGTGCTGTTATGTATACCGTTGAAGGAACAAACTCTAATACAGGTTGTAAAAACACCCAAACAGTATTGGTAAACGTTTTTGTTCCTACACTTACAATTAATGGTAGCACAAACACTTGTTCTGGCGGACTAATTAATCTAACCGCGGGTAACGGCGTTTTGGGTACATACAACTGGCATACAGGTAGCGGTACTCCAATTACCAATCAAATTTTACAAATACCGCTTACTGTAGCATCTGTATTCACTCTTACTGCCAATAGCAATTCTGTTGGTTTAATTTGTCCTGCAACACAAACCATTGCTTTGGGTATTTATTACAATCCTACCATTACTGCTGTTCCTGCAAGAACACTTATTTGCACAAAAGAATCTGTTGGAATTACAGCGGCCGGAGCTACCAGTTACGCCTGGAACAATACCATGACAGGGCCAACTATTACGGTATCTCCAACTGGCACTACTGCAAACTATACAGTAACAGGAACAGATGATAACGGTTGTAGTAGTACCGCAACTGTTCAAGTAAAAATATCAAACTGCTCTGGATTAAATGAATTAAGTAGTTTAAATAGCGAAATAAGCATTTATCCAAATCCGAATGATGGTAAGTTTACTATTCAAAGTAAGGTTGATTTAAAATTGAGTTTAGTAAATGAACTCGGTCAACTCATTAGAGTGATAAATCTGTCTGCAACCAATAATCATGAAGTAAACATCAGTGATCTTGCAAAAGGAATTTATTTTGTGAGTGGACAAAAAGATGGGCTTCAGATTTATCAGAAGATTATAGTAACGAAATAA
- a CDS encoding glycine-rich protein — MKRKIYKLLSSTKQVLFALALTVFWGVAHSQTTYTFNYTGGQQTIALQAGTYTIETWGADGGDNLGNGSTTYFQNGGKGGYSIGIYTLASAATIYVNVGGRGSNSTSTLNVTAPGGYNGGGYGSVNTASGKSSGAGGGGASHVATATGTLGALVSSQSAVRIVAGGGGGAGESNYISTNTSYNSNGGNGGGVSGLQNVSSSYQGRHGQGGTQLAGGGGGDNGSAVAGVPLQGIFGAGGYNSTANGNTTGGGSGAGGGGGGWYGGGSGWVGSTGYQAGSGGGGSGYIGGVTNGTTVVSGQTGFVTNPDLIGNGRVLIKELCGISLSSLTSSSINAICNGNSATLTTNAVSNYSWSTGASSSSVVVSPTTTTTYSLGATSVSNCVAYAAITITVNGSLPVLTVANTASSSGGICPTQTVMLTANGALVHNWAGGAIPVTNGVVFSPTSAVSYTVSGVNGCGTTTAVTSVSVHPFPTVNPATSTSTLCAGGSVTLTATGNATNYVWSGGAGGITNGVGFTPPLTATYTVIGTSALSCTAFATMPVTVYPTPINVPTANPGLVCIGGSSTLSATGALSYTWSSTTQTVNTANFIVTPVLGTTTYTITKANSSCVNTQVLSLQTNPLPTVFAIVTPTVVCALTPATLAIGGALTYTWTSPGPPTYTFTGSSPIVSPIAPSVYSVSASDGTCISTTTVFLNANPNPTITATASTPSLCEGQTVNLNASGGINYTWTATGGGIFNGASIADTPTTATAYNVTGDNSFGCTSGASQVVLVYAKPNLTVTSNKALICSGGAATLTALGANTYSWDANANNVLTQAAVVNPIALTSSAVMYTVEGTNSNTGCKNTQTVLVNVFIPTLTINGSTNTCSGGLINLTAGNGVLGTYNWHTGSGTPITNQILQMPLTVASVFTLTANSNSVGLICPATQTIALGIYYNPTITAVPARTLICVKESVEITAAGGSSYAWDNTMTGPTITVSPNGTAANYTVTGTDDNGCSSTATVQVKISSCAGLNELRHLNNGITIYPNPNDGKFTIQSTADLKLSLVNELGQLIRVINLSATNNHEVNISDLAKGIYFVSGQKDSSQIYQKIVVTK; from the coding sequence ATGAAAAGAAAAATTTACAAATTATTATCGAGCACAAAACAAGTATTGTTTGCACTTGCATTGACCGTATTTTGGGGTGTGGCACACTCACAAACAACGTACACTTTCAATTACACTGGAGGTCAACAAACCATAGCCCTTCAGGCAGGTACTTACACCATAGAAACATGGGGAGCTGATGGTGGCGATAATTTAGGCAATGGTAGCACTACATATTTTCAAAACGGTGGCAAAGGAGGATATTCCATTGGCATATATACTCTCGCAAGTGCAGCGACTATTTATGTGAATGTAGGCGGTAGAGGAAGTAATTCGACTAGCACACTTAATGTGACTGCTCCAGGCGGGTATAATGGTGGCGGTTATGGAAGTGTAAATACTGCCTCTGGTAAATCCAGCGGTGCAGGTGGCGGTGGAGCTTCACACGTTGCAACGGCAACAGGAACATTAGGTGCTTTAGTGAGTAGCCAATCAGCAGTTCGTATAGTTGCCGGTGGCGGTGGCGGCGCAGGTGAAAGTAACTATATCAGTACCAATACATCATATAATTCAAACGGTGGTAATGGAGGAGGAGTATCTGGTCTTCAAAACGTATCTAGCAGTTATCAAGGGCGACACGGTCAGGGAGGAACACAACTTGCTGGTGGTGGTGGTGGCGATAACGGAAGCGCTGTTGCCGGAGTTCCCTTACAGGGCATTTTTGGAGCAGGTGGATATAACAGTACAGCGAATGGTAATACAACTGGAGGTGGTTCCGGTGCTGGTGGCGGCGGTGGTGGTTGGTATGGTGGTGGTTCAGGATGGGTGGGCAGTACCGGTTATCAAGCAGGCTCTGGCGGCGGCGGTTCAGGTTACATTGGCGGTGTAACTAATGGCACAACTGTTGTGTCAGGTCAAACTGGTTTTGTGACCAATCCAGATCTTATAGGAAATGGTAGGGTACTTATTAAAGAGTTATGTGGCATCTCCCTTTCAAGTTTAACCAGCAGCAGTATCAATGCTATTTGTAATGGTAATTCAGCTACTCTAACAACTAACGCTGTAAGTAATTATTCGTGGAGCACAGGCGCAAGCAGTTCTTCTGTTGTGGTTTCTCCAACAACTACAACTACTTATTCTTTGGGTGCAACCAGTGTTTCAAACTGTGTAGCATATGCTGCCATTACCATAACAGTAAATGGATCTCTTCCTGTTTTAACGGTTGCAAATACAGCCAGTTCAAGTGGAGGTATTTGTCCAACACAAACAGTTATGCTTACAGCAAATGGTGCTTTGGTTCACAATTGGGCTGGTGGAGCTATTCCAGTAACCAATGGTGTTGTATTTTCTCCCACTTCAGCAGTTAGTTATACTGTGAGTGGCGTGAATGGCTGTGGTACAACAACGGCTGTGACTTCAGTTTCAGTTCATCCTTTTCCAACGGTTAATCCTGCAACAAGCACTTCTACTTTATGTGCTGGCGGTAGTGTCACTTTAACTGCAACGGGTAACGCAACCAATTATGTTTGGTCTGGCGGTGCTGGCGGTATCACTAACGGTGTGGGGTTCACCCCCCCGTTAACGGCAACTTATACTGTTATTGGAACAAGTGCTTTAAGTTGTACAGCTTTTGCTACTATGCCGGTTACGGTTTATCCAACACCGATTAATGTACCTACCGCAAATCCCGGTTTAGTTTGTATTGGGGGTTCTTCTACCCTTTCTGCAACGGGTGCTCTTTCTTACACTTGGTCAAGTACTACGCAAACTGTAAATACAGCCAATTTTATTGTCACTCCAGTTTTGGGAACTACAACGTATACAATTACAAAAGCAAATTCTTCGTGTGTTAACACTCAAGTACTTTCACTGCAAACAAATCCTTTACCAACTGTTTTTGCGATTGTAACTCCTACCGTAGTTTGTGCACTAACACCTGCAACGCTTGCCATTGGTGGTGCTCTAACTTATACGTGGACGTCTCCAGGACCTCCAACTTATACCTTTACCGGTTCTAGTCCTATTGTTAGTCCTATTGCGCCTTCAGTTTATTCAGTGTCTGCTTCTGATGGAACTTGTATTAGTACAACCACGGTGTTTTTAAATGCGAATCCAAATCCAACAATTACGGCTACGGCGAGCACACCTTCATTGTGTGAAGGTCAAACCGTTAATCTTAATGCAAGTGGTGGAATTAATTATACTTGGACAGCTACCGGTGGTGGTATTTTTAACGGAGCTAGTATTGCTGATACACCAACAACGGCTACTGCTTATAATGTAACAGGTGATAATTCTTTTGGTTGTACTTCCGGTGCTAGTCAGGTTGTTTTAGTTTATGCAAAACCTAACTTAACGGTAACATCAAATAAAGCCTTGATCTGTTCTGGCGGTGCTGCCACTTTAACGGCTCTTGGAGCTAACACTTACAGTTGGGATGCAAATGCCAACAATGTTTTAACTCAGGCAGCTGTTGTAAATCCAATTGCACTTACTTCGAGTGCTGTTATGTATACCGTTGAAGGAACAAACTCTAATACAGGTTGTAAAAACACCCAAACAGTATTGGTAAACGTTTTTATTCCTACACTTACAATTAATGGTAGCACAAACACTTGTTCTGGCGGACTAATTAATCTAACCGCGGGTAACGGCGTTTTGGGTACATACAACTGGCATACAGGTAGCGGTACTCCAATTACCAATCAAATTCTGCAAATGCCGCTTACTGTAGCATCTGTATTCACTCTTACTGCCAATAGCAATTCTGTTGGTTTAATTTGTCCTGCAACACAAACCATTGCTTTGGGTATTTATTACAATCCTACCATTACTGCTGTTCCTGCAAGAACGCTTATTTGTGTAAAAGAATCTGTTGAAATTACGGCAGCCGGAGGCTCAAGTTATGCTTGGGATAATACCATGACAGGGCCAACCATTACAGTGTCTCCAAACGGCACTGCTGCCAATTATACAGTAACAGGAACAGATGATAACGGTTGTAGTAGTACCGCAACTGTTCAAGTGAAAATATCAAGCTGCGCTGGATTAAATGAATTAAGGCATTTAAATAACGGAATAACCATTTATCCAAACCCTAACGATGGTAAGTTCACGATTCAAAGCACCGCTGATTTAAAATTGAGTTTGGTAAATGAACTTGGTCAATTAATCAGAGTGATTAATTTGTCTGCAACCAATAACCATGAGGTAAATATCAGTGATCTTGCAAAAGGAATTTATTTTGTGAGTGGACAAAAAGATTCAAGTCAGATTTATCAGAAAATTGTGGTGACGAAATAA
- a CDS encoding T9SS type A sorting domain-containing protein: protein MKSYINLPSVLGRLTYMKSNFCLFALFLMLCSLTSFSQVNYTFTPCGKTGQTGPSQLQVNTAYSTTNLNGSVTVIGNGVQQWTVPATGMYGIRSIGASGGSPISGCITPGGKGAYIYGEFNLTVGQVIKILVGQAGSPSTSSEDGGGGGGSYVTTSASVAMVVAGGGGGGTSNLGGCVGTQRNGLNASITTTATNGANGMGAGGVNGTGGTGTGGGAGGGFTTNGTGGSTTGFGLAFMNGGGGGNYGTAGLGGFGGGGAGFWEGGNGGGGGGYSGGGTNSTNPYAGGGGGGSFNSGTNQTNTIVTTTGDGVVVITKLCSIAVNGTGVNANSAICAGNSVTLTTNAISNYSWSTGATSSSIVVSPTITTIYTLGATSPSLCYTTQTFTINVNSAIPTLTVTNTANSGGICPNSTVNLTASGATTYTWTGGTTSVTNGIPFSPTLAASYLVTGGNACGTTTAAASVSVHPFPTVNPVTSTSTLCAGGSVTLTAIGNATNYVWSGGITNGVGFTPPLTATYTVIGTSALSCTASATIPVTVYATPVNPPTSNPSIVCIGGSSTLSATGALSYTWSSTTQTVNTANFIVTPGLGITTYTITKANSSCVNTQVLSVQTNPLPTVFAIVTPTVVCALTPATLAIGGALTYTWTSPGPPTYTFTGASPIVSPIAPSVYSVTASDGTCISTTTVFLNANPNPTITATASTPSLCEGQTVNLNASGGINYTWTATGGGIFNGASIADTPTTATAYNVTGDNSFGCTSGASQVVLVYAKPNLTVTSNKALICSGGAATLTALGANTYSWDANANNVLTQAAVVNPIALTSSAVMYTVEGTNSNTGCKNTQTVLVNVFVPTLTINGSTNTCSGGLINLTAGNGVLGTYNWHTGSGTPITNQILQMPLTVASVFTLTANSNSVGLICPATQTIALGIYYNPTITAVPARTLICTKESVGITAAGATSYAWNNTMTGPTITVSPTGTTANYTVTGTDDNGCSSTATVQVKISNCSGINELSSLNSEISIYPNPNDGKFTIQTNADLKLSLVNELGQLIRVINLSATNNHEVNISDLAKGIYFVSGQKDGLQIYQKIIVTK, encoded by the coding sequence ATGAAAAGCTATATAAATTTACCTTCAGTTTTAGGGCGTTTAACCTACATGAAAAGCAATTTTTGTCTATTTGCATTATTCTTAATGCTCTGCTCTCTAACTTCTTTTTCACAAGTAAACTATACCTTCACGCCTTGTGGTAAAACTGGGCAGACAGGCCCTAGTCAATTGCAGGTGAATACTGCTTATTCAACTACAAATTTAAATGGAAGTGTAACAGTGATAGGTAATGGTGTGCAGCAATGGACAGTACCTGCTACTGGCATGTATGGAATTAGAAGTATAGGAGCGTCGGGTGGTTCACCTATCTCAGGATGTATAACTCCTGGTGGAAAAGGAGCTTACATATATGGTGAGTTTAATTTAACTGTCGGTCAGGTTATTAAAATATTAGTAGGTCAAGCGGGTTCACCTTCCACTTCAAGTGAAGATGGTGGCGGCGGTGGTGGCAGCTATGTAACAACAAGCGCCAGTGTGGCAATGGTTGTTGCTGGTGGTGGTGGTGGTGGCACAAGTAACCTAGGTGGTTGCGTCGGAACCCAAAGGAATGGTCTTAATGCATCTATAACTACAACAGCAACCAACGGCGCAAATGGCATGGGTGCCGGAGGTGTTAACGGAACTGGTGGAACTGGAACTGGTGGTGGCGCTGGTGGTGGCTTTACAACAAATGGCACTGGCGGTTCAACAACTGGTTTTGGATTGGCTTTTATGAATGGCGGTGGCGGCGGTAACTATGGTACTGCTGGTTTAGGTGGATTTGGCGGCGGCGGCGCTGGATTCTGGGAAGGTGGAAATGGCGGCGGTGGCGGCGGTTACTCTGGTGGCGGAACCAACAGCACCAATCCATACGCAGGTGGAGGCGGTGGCGGCTCCTTTAATTCAGGAACTAATCAAACCAATACTATTGTTACAACAACCGGTGATGGTGTTGTTGTGATTACCAAATTGTGTTCAATTGCTGTAAATGGTACCGGAGTTAATGCAAATTCTGCTATTTGTGCGGGTAACTCAGTTACCCTAACGACTAATGCGATAAGTAATTATTCGTGGAGTACAGGTGCAACTAGTTCATCAATAGTGGTTTCTCCAACAATTACAACCATATATACTTTAGGAGCTACAAGCCCTTCACTTTGTTATACAACACAAACATTTACAATAAATGTAAATTCTGCAATACCAACCTTAACAGTTACTAATACTGCTAATAGTGGTGGTATTTGTCCTAATTCAACTGTTAATCTTACAGCAAGCGGCGCTACAACATATACGTGGACAGGTGGAACTACGTCGGTAACAAACGGCATTCCTTTTTCTCCTACCTTAGCAGCCAGTTATTTAGTAACAGGTGGCAATGCTTGTGGAACAACAACCGCAGCAGCTTCTGTTTCTGTGCATCCTTTTCCAACGGTTAATCCTGTTACCAGTACTTCTACATTATGCGCTGGTGGCAGTGTAACACTTACAGCAATTGGTAATGCAACTAATTATGTGTGGTCTGGTGGTATCACTAACGGTGTGGGTTTCACCCCTCCGTTAACGGCAACTTATACGGTTATTGGAACAAGTGCGTTGAGTTGTACTGCGTCGGCTACTATACCTGTTACAGTGTATGCAACACCTGTCAATCCTCCAACTTCAAACCCTTCGATAGTTTGTATTGGGGGTTCTTCTACCCTTTCTGCAACGGGTGCTCTTTCTTACACTTGGTCAAGTACTACGCAAACTGTAAATACAGCCAATTTTATTGTGACGCCAGGTTTAGGAATCACAACATATACCATTACAAAAGCAAATTCTTCGTGTGTTAACACTCAAGTACTTTCTGTGCAAACAAATCCTTTACCAACTGTTTTTGCGATTGTAACTCCTACTGTGGTTTGTGCGCTAACACCTGCAACACTTGCAATTGGTGGTGCGCTAACTTATACATGGACATCTCCCGGACCTCCAACTTATACTTTTACTGGTGCCAGTCCCATTGTTAGTCCTATAGCTCCTTCCGTGTATTCAGTGACTGCTTCTGATGGAACTTGTATTAGTACAACCACGGTGTTTTTAAATGCAAATCCAAATCCAACAATTACGGCTACAGCGAGCACACCTTCATTGTGTGAAGGTCAAACCGTTAACCTTAATGCAAGTGGTGGAATTAATTATACTTGGACTGCTACCGGTGGTGGTATTTTTAACGGAGCTAGTATTGCTGATACTCCAACAACGGCTACTGCTTATAATGTAACAGGTGATAATTCTTTTGGTTGTACTTCTGGTGCTAGTCAGGTTGTTTTAGTTTATGCAAAACCTAACTTAACGGTAACATCAAATAAAGCCTTGATCTGTTCTGGCGGTGCTGCCACTTTAACGGCTCTTGGAGCTAACACTTATAGTTGGGATGCAAATGCCAACAATGTTTTAACTCAGGCAGCTGTTGTAAATCCAATTGCACTTACCTCGAGTGCTGTTATGTATACCGTTGAAGGAACAAACTCTAATACAGGTTGTAAAAACACCCAAACAGTATTGGTAAACGTTTTTGTTCCTACACTTACAATTAATGGTAGCACAAACACTTGTTCTGGCGGACTAATTAATCTAACCGCGGGTAACGGCGTTTTGGGTACATACAACTGGCATACAGGTAGCGGTACTCCAATTACCAATCAAATTCTGCAAATGCCGCTTACTGTAGCATCCGTATTCACTCTTACTGCCAATAGCAATTCTGTTGGTTTAATTTGTCCTGCAACACAAACCATTGCTTTGGGTATTTATTACAATCCTACCATTACTGCGGTTCCTGCAAGAACACTTATTTGCACAAAAGAATCTGTTGGAATTACAGCGGCCGGAGCTACCAGTTACGCCTGGAATAATACGATGACAGGACCAACCATTACGGTATCTCCAACTGGCACTACTGCAAATTATACAGTAACAGGAACAGATGATAACGGTTGTAGCAGTACCGCAACGGTTCAGGTAAAAATATCAAACTGCTCTGGAATAAATGAATTAAGTAGTTTAAATAGCGAAATAAGCATTTATCCAAATCCGAATGATGGTAAGTTTACTATTCAAACGAATGCCGATTTAAAATTGAGTTTAGTAAATGAACTCGGTCAACTCATTAGAGTGATAAATCTGTCTGCAACCAATAATCATGAAGTAAACATCAGTGATCTTGCAAAAGGAATTTATTTTGTGAGTGGACAAAAAGATGGGCTTCAGATTTATCAGAAGATTATAGTAACGAAATAA